Proteins encoded within one genomic window of Flavobacterium sp. NG2:
- the dinB gene encoding DNA polymerase IV has product MDQPIANRKIIHIDMDAFFASVEQLDNPDLRGKAIAVGGAENRGVVSAASYEARKFGVRSAISGVLAKKYCPELIFVRPRFERYKEISKKIHAIFKEYTDMIEPLSLDEAYLDVTQNKKGNPSASMLAEEIRTRIFNEVGLTASAGISVNKFVAKIASDYNKPNGQKTVNPDEVETFLEVLPIRKFYGVGKVTTEKMYQLGIFTGADLKSKSLEFLESHFGKSGTYYYYVVRGIHNSEVKSNRISKSVAAEHTFETNLSSEVFMLEQLDKIAVSLEKRLKKNQVSGKTVTLKIKYSDFTQQTRSKTLPYFIADKGLILEAVKELLYQERMKDSVRLLGISMSNLNTEVKKAVVAVQLKFNF; this is encoded by the coding sequence ATGGATCAACCAATAGCAAATCGGAAAATTATTCACATTGATATGGATGCTTTTTTTGCATCTGTAGAGCAATTGGATAATCCTGATTTAAGAGGCAAAGCCATTGCTGTTGGAGGTGCTGAAAATCGTGGAGTAGTATCTGCTGCCAGTTATGAAGCAAGGAAATTTGGAGTTCGTTCTGCTATTAGTGGCGTTTTAGCTAAAAAGTACTGTCCCGAATTGATTTTTGTGCGTCCTCGTTTTGAGCGATACAAAGAAATTTCGAAGAAAATCCATGCCATATTTAAGGAATACACAGATATGATTGAGCCTTTGTCACTTGACGAAGCGTATCTTGATGTGACGCAAAATAAAAAAGGAAATCCTAGTGCAAGTATGTTGGCTGAGGAAATCAGAACCCGAATATTTAATGAAGTAGGACTAACTGCTTCGGCAGGAATTTCAGTGAATAAATTTGTTGCCAAAATAGCCAGTGATTATAACAAACCCAATGGCCAAAAAACCGTTAATCCTGATGAGGTAGAAACTTTTTTAGAAGTGCTTCCTATTCGAAAATTCTACGGAGTAGGAAAGGTAACAACCGAAAAAATGTACCAACTCGGTATTTTCACAGGAGCCGACTTAAAGTCGAAATCCTTAGAATTTCTGGAAAGTCATTTTGGCAAATCAGGTACTTATTATTACTATGTGGTGAGAGGGATTCACAACAGCGAAGTCAAGTCCAATAGAATATCAAAATCAGTCGCTGCTGAGCATACTTTTGAGACCAATCTTTCTTCGGAAGTATTTATGTTGGAACAACTGGATAAAATCGCTGTTTCGTTAGAAAAACGATTAAAAAAGAACCAGGTTTCGGGCAAAACCGTTACACTCAAAATTAAATACAGTGATTTCACCCAACAAACAAGGAGTAAAACCTTGCCTTATTTTATAGCTGATAAAGGGTTGATTTTGGAGGCTGTAAAGGAATTGTTGTACCAAGAGCGAATGAAAGACTCTGTTCGTTTATTAGGTATCTCAATGAGCAATCTAAATACCGAAGTCAAAAAAGCAGTAGTGGCAGTGCAATTGAAATTCAATTTCTAG